The Calothrix sp. PCC 7507 DNA segment AGAAAAACATGAGAATAAATCCAAAATCCAAAATTGATTCACCTAGCTCAATCTAAAATCCAAAATCCAAAATCCAAAATTGATTCACCTAGCTCAATCTAAAATCCAAAATCCAAAATCCAAAATCCAAAATTGATTCACCTAGCTCAATCTAAAATCCAAAATCCAAAATCCAAAATTGATTCACGCGGGCTTGTGATCTAAACGAGTCGCTTGCTCTAGTGCGGCTTTTTCTTGGGATCTGCGGGCATAGGGCTGTAATTGGACGCGATCGCATCCGGTGAGAATGCTCAGATTTTCTAAACTAATACCTCGCATTAACATTTCTACACACCAAGTATGTTGTGCTTGGGCGATCGCTGGCGGTTGTCCTTGAGTAGTTAAAAGTCCCTCTGTCCATGTTTCCCAGCACATTTGAATTTCTAATTCGGAAATTGGCTTACCTGCTTTGTCGAGAAACATAGCTCTTTGAGTATCTTTACGACTTTTCAACCATTTAATTAAGGGATTGTTAGTGTAAGAGCCATAGCGTTTGCCGACAATCCACTGATTCAACGGCACCTGACGGACGTATCCTGGGGTGGTAATCTGGAGAAAATGCCCATGAACATCGTAGATTTGGTGCGATCGCTCCAAGCTAACTATTTCTGCGGGAGATAATCCCGCACCAAACAACACATACCCCAAAGCATAGTCTTGTACTCCCAATCTCCTCGCTTGTCGAAAAATTTCATGGACTAGAGCCGCTGGTAAATCAGCAACTTCTTGATTAATCACGCTTGCTGGTAAATAGTCTATTGCTGATTCCGGTGCAGATGACATCGCACCGTGTAAAAACAATCTCACCAAATTCTCCAGAAAATCATCTCGATTTTCCCAAAGTTCATGAAATTCACTA contains these protein-coding regions:
- a CDS encoding TetR family transcriptional regulator, with the translated sequence MSSQPYSARQRLIQAALELFTAQGVSGTTTRQIADQAEVNEVTLFRHFGNKHGLLLAVLEESAAFKNLGESLVRRANPPGSVYQALKDYASQSLHALEQVPEFVRSVVGEADQYPTENRRALGRGLTEANRYVAEYLATVIEQGHLNTYLPAEKLASLLNGMLLGYAVIEFTSEFHELWENRDDFLENLVRLFLHGAMSSAPESAIDYLPASVINQEVADLPAALVHEIFRQARRLGVQDYALGYVLFGAGLSPAEIVSLERSHQIYDVHGHFLQITTPGYVRQVPLNQWIVGKRYGSYTNNPLIKWLKSRKDTQRAMFLDKAGKPISELEIQMCWETWTEGLLTTQGQPPAIAQAQHTWCVEMLMRGISLENLSILTGCDRVQLQPYARRSQEKAALEQATRLDHKPA